One stretch of Rhodoflexus caldus DNA includes these proteins:
- a CDS encoding NAD(P)H-hydrate dehydratase: MKILTARQIREADAYTIAHEPISSPELMERAATAAAEALVKHLHKKKVQANRIHFFCGRGNNGGDGLVMARLLSGQYEVAVWICPVPDKPSADFELNMRRLQQISNISIQLLQPNCELPELLPDEVCVDCIFGSGLNRPPQGFIAKIIGHLNKGQAYRVAIDIPSGMFADKPVLYPETVFHADYTITFELPKHSFLYDVNYSFTGEWEVVPIGLHPDFLKNAATATFRTDMGMIKKYYRPRGRNTHKGNFGHGLIIAGSAGKMGAAILAAHAAIRSGIGLLTAAVPAIGLSAMQTAVPEAMCVIDAGNTIIHRLSEIKSYHSIGIGPGIGQDKMTASAIENLLQQNIKLPMVWDADALNLLAQNPRWWDMIPSGSILTPHPKEFERLTGIAVNDFKRHEIQLTLSKKHACVVLLKGANTCITTPEGLTYFNSTGNAGMAKGGSGDVLTGILTALLAQGYPSDQAAILGAFLHGLAGDIAADELSQEGMKAGDLIQYLPLAWRQIAS; the protein is encoded by the coding sequence GTGAAAATCCTGACTGCCCGCCAAATTCGCGAAGCGGACGCCTATACAATTGCCCACGAACCCATCAGCTCGCCCGAGTTGATGGAACGTGCAGCTACTGCTGCCGCCGAGGCATTGGTAAAGCATCTGCACAAGAAAAAAGTACAGGCCAATCGGATACACTTTTTCTGCGGCAGAGGCAACAACGGCGGTGATGGGTTGGTAATGGCACGCTTGCTCAGCGGTCAGTATGAAGTTGCCGTTTGGATTTGTCCGGTGCCGGATAAGCCAAGCGCAGACTTTGAACTGAATATGAGGCGATTGCAGCAAATAAGTAACATATCCATTCAACTGCTCCAACCCAACTGCGAACTACCCGAACTCTTACCCGATGAAGTGTGTGTGGATTGCATTTTCGGTTCGGGACTCAATCGGCCGCCGCAAGGATTTATTGCAAAAATTATTGGTCATCTTAACAAAGGACAAGCGTATAGGGTTGCCATAGATATACCATCCGGCATGTTTGCCGACAAGCCTGTTTTGTATCCGGAGACGGTATTTCATGCCGATTATACCATTACCTTTGAATTACCCAAACATAGTTTTCTGTACGATGTAAACTATTCGTTTACAGGAGAATGGGAGGTGGTGCCTATTGGTTTGCATCCTGATTTTTTGAAGAATGCGGCAACTGCGACATTTCGCACCGATATGGGGATGATAAAAAAATATTATCGGCCGCGCGGCAGAAACACGCACAAAGGGAACTTCGGACACGGGCTCATCATTGCAGGCAGTGCAGGAAAAATGGGCGCTGCCATTCTTGCCGCTCATGCTGCCATTCGCTCGGGTATAGGTTTACTTACAGCGGCTGTACCTGCCATCGGGCTTTCAGCCATGCAAACGGCAGTACCTGAGGCAATGTGTGTAATAGATGCCGGCAATACGATTATACATCGCTTGTCGGAAATTAAATCTTACCACAGCATCGGCATCGGCCCCGGTATCGGTCAGGACAAAATGACAGCATCAGCCATTGAGAATTTATTGCAACAAAACATCAAACTACCCATGGTATGGGATGCCGATGCCTTGAATTTGCTTGCGCAAAACCCGCGCTGGTGGGATATGATACCTTCGGGAAGCATTCTAACGCCTCATCCCAAAGAATTTGAACGCCTGACAGGGATAGCAGTCAATGATTTTAAACGCCACGAAATACAACTCACATTGAGTAAAAAACATGCCTGTGTCGTTTTACTGAAAGGGGCTAATACCTGCATAACCACTCCCGAGGGATTGACTTACTTTAACTCCACGGGCAATGCGGGCATGGCCAAAGGAGGCAGCGGTGATGTCCTGACCGGTATTTTAACGGCACTGCTTGCACAAGGCTACCCCTCAGACCAAGCCGCAATTCTCGGAGCCTTTTTACACGGGCTGGCAGGCGATATAGCCGCCGATGAACTTTCTCAGGAGGGCATGAAGGCAGGCGACCTGATTCAATATTTACCCTTAGCGTGGCGGCAAATCGCATCTTAA
- a CDS encoding HYC_CC_PP family protein, with protein sequence MQKQLRHIFSLLLALQVVVASTGATFYKHYCAAEGELIAVSAYAAADGSCCSLHDDHGDEHRQLPEHEQDGGCCDLQYEFRKTDSAPLAESLKLAIPPIVFSLPEHLFGALPPVFQISYAVDEQVDAGNYSPPVFRTGKLLLPVIQQFRL encoded by the coding sequence ATGCAAAAACAATTGCGCCATATTTTCAGCTTGCTGTTGGCCTTGCAGGTAGTAGTTGCTTCCACCGGAGCAACTTTCTACAAGCACTATTGCGCTGCGGAAGGCGAATTAATAGCGGTTTCTGCATATGCAGCGGCGGATGGCAGTTGCTGTTCCCTACATGACGACCATGGGGACGAACACCGCCAATTGCCTGAGCATGAGCAAGATGGGGGTTGTTGCGACTTGCAGTATGAATTTCGCAAAACAGACAGCGCGCCGCTTGCCGAAAGTCTCAAATTAGCAATTCCTCCCATCGTATTTTCATTACCTGAACATCTTTTCGGTGCGCTGCCGCCTGTTTTTCAAATAAGCTATGCCGTTGATGAACAGGTTGATGCAGGTAATTACTCCCCTCCTGTTTTCCGTACAGGCAAACTGCTGCTGCCTGTGATTCAGCAATTCAGATTGTAG
- a CDS encoding TonB-dependent receptor, producing MKSHIKTLFLTVVLLSSASFIFAQQKVKTIHGYVAEQVGKEEHALIGASIMWLGTTVGTVTDTKGHFALKYPANDPKAHLIVVSFAGYKTDTVDIHKAHTHQHGKETHIEIILQPLELREVTVTAGKNDEFSPIRTDVLTVKDLRKAACCNLSESFETQASVDVSFSDAVSGAKQIHMLGLDGVYAQISSENLPAVRGLSARSGMYFIPGTWVRSIDISKGAGSVVNGYESITGQINVELVKPFEDTERLFFNTYVNQFGRAEQNIHWRKKINSKWATATLLHGSGQRFREDFNEDGFLDAPQFSQLNGISRWQYNGEKMEAQFGIKALYDDKMGGQLDFRKNTPSVRGGIYGFRWENQRTEFFSKTGFFLPKETESIGIIVNASNHNVKGLWGDFRYNGRQQYLLFNSIYQNQFGDNHILKAGVSASMDNYDETYNNTDRIRHERTAGAFAEYSFTIPRKLVVVAGLRYDRHNLAGNVITPRLHLKYDFSPLTSLRLSAGRGMRYANPIAENMGYLVSNRRLNIADNLRAEFAWNMGGSLHQKFLINNRNGSVTVDVFRTNFENQTIVDLDSDPHQVQIYNLNGRSFANSFQVQGEYEIADGLSITGAYKYYDVRAQIGNELRQVPFIPQHRAMGNAALDIKRWRFDLTVQWYGAKRLPIAPLVGMPMPGEDHGGHTPALGAPYWRAYSPHYFLINSQVTRVFRTWEVYLGMENMGNFMQMHPIVQADNPWGQHFDAGIIWAPIMGRMLYTGVRIMID from the coding sequence ATGAAATCGCATATAAAAACCCTATTTCTGACAGTTGTATTGCTGTCATCTGCTTCTTTTATTTTTGCTCAGCAAAAAGTTAAAACCATTCACGGATATGTTGCCGAACAGGTCGGCAAAGAGGAACACGCCCTCATTGGCGCAAGCATTATGTGGTTGGGCACAACGGTTGGCACTGTAACGGATACCAAAGGGCATTTTGCATTAAAATACCCTGCCAATGACCCTAAAGCGCATCTGATTGTGGTAAGTTTTGCCGGTTATAAAACCGATACTGTCGATATTCACAAAGCACATACGCACCAACACGGCAAGGAAACTCATATTGAAATCATACTGCAACCACTCGAGCTGCGCGAAGTAACCGTAACGGCAGGTAAAAATGACGAATTCAGCCCGATTCGCACCGATGTGCTTACCGTCAAAGACTTGCGAAAGGCTGCCTGCTGCAATCTGTCGGAAAGTTTTGAAACACAGGCTTCGGTAGATGTAAGTTTTTCGGATGCGGTTTCGGGTGCTAAACAAATCCACATGTTGGGGCTGGATGGCGTGTATGCGCAAATTTCGTCGGAAAACTTGCCGGCCGTTCGCGGACTGTCTGCACGCAGCGGCATGTATTTTATACCCGGCACTTGGGTGCGCTCTATTGACATCAGCAAAGGTGCGGGAAGTGTGGTAAATGGCTATGAGTCTATTACCGGGCAAATTAATGTGGAGTTAGTCAAACCTTTTGAAGATACGGAACGGCTGTTTTTTAACACCTATGTAAATCAGTTTGGCAGAGCCGAACAAAATATCCACTGGCGCAAAAAAATCAACTCCAAATGGGCTACCGCTACTTTGTTGCACGGCAGCGGACAGCGATTCCGCGAAGATTTCAATGAAGACGGCTTTTTGGATGCTCCGCAATTTTCTCAATTGAATGGTATCAGCCGCTGGCAGTACAACGGCGAGAAAATGGAGGCACAATTTGGTATTAAGGCACTCTACGATGACAAAATGGGCGGACAGTTAGATTTCCGCAAAAATACACCTAGCGTGCGCGGCGGCATCTATGGCTTCCGTTGGGAAAACCAACGCACCGAGTTTTTCAGCAAAACAGGCTTTTTTCTGCCTAAAGAAACAGAAAGTATCGGCATTATTGTAAATGCATCTAACCACAATGTAAAAGGCTTATGGGGCGACTTCCGCTACAACGGCAGGCAGCAATATTTGCTGTTCAACAGCATTTATCAAAACCAATTCGGCGATAACCACATCCTGAAAGCCGGTGTAAGTGCTTCCATGGATAACTATGACGAAACGTATAATAACACCGACCGCATTCGCCATGAGCGCACAGCAGGTGCTTTTGCCGAATACAGTTTTACCATACCTCGCAAATTGGTTGTGGTAGCGGGCTTGCGTTACGACCGGCACAATTTGGCAGGCAACGTAATCACGCCGCGCTTGCACCTGAAATATGACTTCAGCCCACTCACCTCGTTGCGCCTTTCGGCAGGGCGAGGTATGCGCTATGCAAACCCCATTGCCGAAAATATGGGCTACTTGGTCAGCAATCGCCGCCTGAATATTGCGGACAATCTGCGCGCCGAGTTTGCATGGAACATGGGCGGCAGTCTGCATCAAAAATTCCTGATTAACAACCGCAATGGCTCTGTAACAGTAGATGTATTCCGTACAAATTTTGAAAATCAGACAATTGTAGATTTGGACAGCGACCCGCATCAGGTGCAGATATATAACCTCAACGGGCGCTCATTTGCCAATAGTTTTCAGGTACAGGGCGAATACGAAATTGCCGACGGTCTGAGCATTACGGGAGCTTATAAATACTACGATGTTCGCGCACAAATTGGCAATGAGTTGCGGCAAGTACCATTTATCCCACAGCACCGTGCAATGGGCAATGCTGCCTTAGACATTAAGCGCTGGCGCTTTGATTTGACCGTACAATGGTATGGGGCTAAACGCCTGCCCATAGCACCGCTTGTAGGTATGCCAATGCCCGGCGAAGACCATGGCGGACATACGCCTGCGTTAGGTGCTCCCTACTGGCGTGCCTATTCGCCCCATTACTTCTTGATTAACAGCCAAGTAACACGGGTATTCCGCACTTGGGAAGTATATTTAGGCATGGAAAACATGGGCAACTTTATGCAAATGCACCCGATTGTGCAGGCTGACAATCCTTGGGGGCAGCATTTTGATGCAGGCATCATTTGGGCCCCCATCATGGGGCGGATGCTCTACACAGGTGTAAGGATTATGATTGATTAA
- a CDS encoding TM2 domain-containing protein: MNRLFKLFTFALVTCGILMSAAPISDKKADNPATVQAELQAVRDQLQAKAQTGELSKAEVKALKKAEKQLDKMEKNVAEGKKWLVAVLLCFFLGGLGIHRFYLGYTWQGVVQLLTLGGLGIWVLIDFIRILIRDLKPKGGDYVD; the protein is encoded by the coding sequence ATGAACAGACTTTTTAAACTGTTTACGTTTGCTCTGGTAACTTGTGGCATTCTGATGTCTGCTGCTCCAATTTCCGATAAAAAAGCGGACAACCCGGCAACGGTACAGGCAGAATTGCAAGCGGTACGCGACCAACTGCAAGCAAAGGCACAAACAGGCGAACTCTCTAAGGCTGAAGTCAAAGCACTCAAAAAAGCGGAAAAGCAATTAGACAAAATGGAAAAGAATGTGGCCGAAGGGAAGAAATGGCTGGTAGCAGTGCTGCTATGCTTTTTCCTCGGTGGCTTGGGCATTCACCGTTTTTACTTAGGTTATACTTGGCAAGGCGTTGTGCAACTGCTCACGCTGGGCGGCTTAGGTATTTGGGTACTGATTGATTTCATCCGCATTTTGATTCGTGACCTTAAACCTAAAGGTGGCGACTATGTAGATTAG
- a CDS encoding GH3 auxin-responsive promoter family protein, giving the protein MEWFNTILTWLMRRRFPQIERFMNHPHDVQQEIFRHLIKTAAATDWGRKYGYADIRNREQFAARVPVSAYEDLYPQIERVLRGEKNVLWPGEFTWFSKSSGTTNARSKYIPVSEEHLQECHYKGGKDMLCLYVNNYPNTRAFLGKNLGIGGSYQLNPFNPNTYCGDVSALIMKNLPIWAEFLRTPSIEVALMDKWEEKVEKIAQLTIGENVTGMSGVPTWTVVLLQRILELTGRQHIREVWPNLEVFFHGAVSFTPYRELFRQLIPADDMHYMETYNASEGFFGIQDQRDSQDLLLMLDYGVYYEFIPLEFAQADHPPTVGLADVQVGKSYAMIISTNSGLWRYKIGDVVRFTSTNPYRIRIAGRTKHFINAFGEEMVVENADTALAYACKETGLIVNDYTAAPVYLGIDNKGGHEWAIEFENFDASLHSLECFTQLLDEKLREINSDYDAKRYKDLALTAPVIHALPKGTFYAWMAKRGKLGGQHKVPRLSNTREYLDDVLAMRRSSVKV; this is encoded by the coding sequence ATGGAGTGGTTCAATACGATTCTTACTTGGTTAATGCGCCGTCGTTTTCCGCAAATAGAGCGGTTTATGAACCATCCGCACGATGTGCAGCAAGAAATTTTCCGCCATTTGATTAAAACAGCCGCTGCAACCGACTGGGGACGCAAGTATGGCTATGCCGATATCCGCAACCGCGAGCAATTTGCCGCCCGTGTGCCTGTGTCTGCCTATGAAGACCTTTACCCGCAGATAGAGCGAGTGCTGCGCGGCGAAAAAAATGTTCTTTGGCCGGGCGAATTTACATGGTTCTCCAAATCATCGGGAACGACCAATGCCCGCAGCAAATATATCCCTGTTTCCGAAGAACATTTGCAGGAATGTCATTACAAAGGCGGTAAAGACATGCTTTGCTTGTATGTCAATAATTACCCCAACACGCGTGCTTTTTTGGGTAAAAATTTGGGAATCGGCGGCAGCTATCAACTGAATCCTTTTAACCCCAACACCTATTGCGGCGATGTTTCGGCATTGATTATGAAAAATTTACCCATATGGGCTGAGTTTTTGCGCACGCCGAGCATTGAAGTAGCTTTGATGGATAAATGGGAAGAAAAAGTAGAAAAAATTGCCCAACTCACCATCGGCGAAAATGTTACGGGCATGTCGGGAGTTCCCACATGGACGGTGGTACTGCTCCAACGCATCCTTGAGCTAACAGGCAGGCAACACATCCGTGAAGTATGGCCTAATTTGGAAGTTTTTTTCCACGGAGCAGTTTCATTTACGCCCTATCGCGAATTGTTCCGCCAACTGATTCCCGCGGACGATATGCACTATATGGAAACCTATAATGCTTCGGAGGGTTTCTTTGGCATCCAAGACCAACGCGACAGCCAAGACCTGCTGCTCATGTTGGACTACGGGGTTTACTACGAATTTATCCCGCTGGAATTTGCGCAAGCCGACCATCCGCCGACTGTGGGTTTGGCAGATGTGCAGGTTGGCAAGTCTTATGCCATGATAATTTCTACCAATTCGGGGCTTTGGCGCTACAAAATCGGCGATGTAGTGCGCTTCACCTCCACCAATCCGTACCGCATACGCATTGCAGGGCGAACCAAGCATTTTATCAATGCTTTCGGTGAAGAAATGGTGGTAGAGAATGCCGACACTGCCCTTGCATATGCCTGCAAAGAAACCGGACTGATTGTCAATGATTATACCGCTGCACCTGTTTATTTGGGTATAGACAACAAAGGCGGCCATGAGTGGGCAATAGAGTTTGAAAATTTTGACGCTTCTTTGCACTCTTTGGAATGTTTCACGCAACTGTTGGACGAAAAACTGCGCGAAATCAACTCCGACTACGATGCCAAGCGCTACAAAGACCTTGCCTTGACAGCACCTGTTATCCATGCCCTGCCCAAAGGGACTTTTTACGCATGGATGGCAAAACGCGGAAAACTCGGTGGACAGCACAAAGTGCCGCGCCTGAGCAATACCCGCGAATATTTGGATGATGTACTGGCCATGAGGCGCAGTTCCGTAAAAGTTTAA
- the lptB gene encoding LPS export ABC transporter ATP-binding protein: MLLRSEHLFKKYKSRLVVNDVSVEVRQGEIVGLLGPNGAGKTTTFYMIVGLIKPNSGKIYLDEQEITDLPMYRRARLGVGYLAQEASVFRDLTVEENILAPLEMTNLTKAEQRQRVEELIEEFSLTKVRKNLGKVLSGGERRRTEIARALSVRPKFILLDEPFAGVDPLAVEEIQYIVYKLKSKNIGILITDHNVDETLSITDRAYILSEGKILVSDTPENLVVNPVVRKAYLGERFEFKRKFFE; this comes from the coding sequence ATGCTGCTTCGCTCGGAACACCTCTTTAAGAAATACAAATCGCGATTAGTGGTGAATGATGTATCCGTTGAGGTACGTCAAGGGGAGATTGTAGGCTTACTGGGGCCAAACGGAGCGGGCAAAACGACTACTTTCTACATGATTGTAGGGCTGATTAAGCCGAACAGCGGCAAAATTTATTTGGATGAACAAGAAATTACCGACCTGCCCATGTACCGCCGTGCACGGCTTGGCGTTGGCTATTTGGCACAGGAGGCCTCTGTTTTTCGCGACCTGACGGTAGAAGAAAACATCCTCGCACCGCTGGAAATGACCAATCTGACCAAAGCCGAACAGCGGCAGCGCGTAGAAGAGTTGATTGAGGAGTTTAGCCTGACCAAAGTGCGCAAAAATTTGGGTAAGGTACTCTCCGGCGGAGAGCGCCGCCGCACAGAAATTGCACGTGCACTTTCGGTGCGCCCTAAATTCATTCTGCTCGACGAACCTTTTGCAGGCGTAGACCCGCTGGCAGTCGAGGAAATTCAATACATCGTTTACAAGCTGAAATCCAAAAATATCGGCATCCTGATTACCGACCATAATGTGGACGAAACGCTTTCCATTACCGACCGCGCATATATCCTCTCCGAAGGCAAGATTCTTGTTTCCGATACCCCCGAAAATCTGGTAGTCAATCCGGTGGTACGTAAAGCCTACCTCGGCGAGCGCTTTGAGTTTAAGCGCAAGTTTTTCGAGTAA
- a CDS encoding cysteine hydrolase family protein yields MTPQDLNPKQTALVLVDMQNDFFFKKGAYPRNGLHIPDSAGLIRRLVTVADALRRAGGLIISTQFTLLPGKDGEPMISEGLKKARPFITKGDFCPGDFGHRLVEELAPADFTVDKISFSAFYQTFLDFILRKQNIRTLLIGGIVTNSGVAATLRDGLSHGYEVVLLSDGCASFSEEAHQDTLNSLRHVAPLIICDAMADLLDTYK; encoded by the coding sequence ATGACACCGCAAGATTTAAACCCCAAACAAACCGCCCTTGTGCTGGTAGATATGCAAAACGATTTTTTCTTCAAAAAAGGTGCTTATCCGCGAAATGGGCTGCATATTCCCGACAGTGCGGGACTTATCCGGCGGTTAGTAACCGTTGCCGACGCACTTCGTCGCGCGGGCGGGCTGATTATTTCTACACAGTTTACCTTGCTGCCCGGTAAGGACGGCGAACCGATGATTTCGGAAGGGCTGAAAAAAGCACGCCCTTTTATCACTAAAGGAGATTTCTGCCCGGGTGATTTTGGTCATCGGCTGGTAGAAGAACTTGCTCCGGCCGACTTTACGGTTGATAAAATCTCATTTTCAGCATTTTATCAAACCTTTCTCGACTTTATTTTGCGCAAGCAAAACATTCGCACGTTGCTCATTGGCGGCATTGTAACCAACAGCGGCGTAGCTGCCACACTCCGCGACGGCCTTTCGCATGGCTATGAGGTGGTGCTGCTCTCCGACGGCTGCGCATCATTCTCCGAAGAAGCACATCAGGATACGCTCAATTCGTTGCGCCACGTAGCACCGTTGATTATTTGCGATGCCATGGCCGATTTGCTGGATACCTATAAGTAA
- a CDS encoding FAD:protein FMN transferase, whose translation MTPLQRKNIVYTLLLFALMAAVYFYRKNSSKEQTANSPLVKISGPAMGSTYNISYLDENRANYQAAIDSLLEVFNLSLSTYIPDSEISRFNREDSIMPKLPFFIPVLERSREIYRETEGAFNPTVYPLVQAWGFGAKKGLPEREPNVDSVKQFIDFESIVVTGNTIKKTKKGVTIEFNAIAPGYGADLIARLLEQRGIQNYMVEVGGEVVCKGKNQRGETWLIGIDNPQYEEKGGNPIQAKIRVENMALATSGNYRKFYEKDGKRYAHTIDPVSGRPVQHNLLSATVLAKDCMTADAMATAFMVMGTEKAKAYAESRQMPVLLVFAEGDKLQTYVSPALQKFIVE comes from the coding sequence ATGACTCCACTTCAACGCAAAAACATTGTTTACACGCTGCTGCTGTTCGCGCTGATGGCAGCAGTTTATTTTTACCGTAAAAACAGCAGTAAGGAACAAACTGCCAATAGCCCACTGGTAAAAATCAGCGGCCCTGCAATGGGTTCTACCTACAATATCAGCTATTTGGACGAAAACCGCGCCAATTATCAGGCCGCGATTGACTCTTTGTTGGAAGTTTTCAATCTGTCGCTTTCTACCTATATCCCCGATTCGGAAATCAGCCGATTCAACCGCGAAGACTCTATTATGCCCAAACTGCCGTTTTTTATTCCCGTATTGGAGCGCAGCCGCGAAATTTACCGCGAAACAGAAGGCGCATTTAACCCAACAGTTTATCCGTTAGTACAGGCATGGGGCTTTGGTGCTAAGAAAGGCCTGCCCGAACGCGAACCCAACGTGGACTCTGTTAAGCAATTCATTGATTTCGAAAGCATTGTCGTAACAGGTAATACCATCAAAAAAACCAAAAAAGGTGTTACCATTGAGTTTAATGCCATTGCCCCGGGCTATGGCGCCGATTTGATTGCCCGCTTGCTCGAGCAGCGCGGCATCCAAAATTACATGGTAGAAGTCGGTGGCGAAGTGGTTTGCAAGGGCAAAAACCAACGCGGCGAAACATGGCTGATTGGCATAGACAACCCGCAATACGAAGAAAAAGGCGGCAACCCGATTCAGGCAAAAATTCGCGTGGAAAACATGGCACTTGCCACTAGTGGCAACTATCGCAAGTTCTACGAAAAAGACGGCAAGCGATATGCCCACACGATTGACCCCGTAAGCGGACGACCTGTTCAGCATAACCTATTGAGTGCCACCGTATTGGCAAAAGACTGCATGACAGCCGATGCAATGGCGACGGCCTTTATGGTAATGGGAACGGAAAAGGCCAAAGCCTATGCCGAAAGCCGACAAATGCCCGTGTTGCTGGTATTTGCCGAAGGGGATAAACTGCAAACCTACGTTTCGCCCGCACTACAAAAATTTATTGTAGAATAA
- a CDS encoding tyrosine-type recombinase/integrase, producing MGNKPSSEIIRRFIDFIALQRRYSKHTQNAYLTDLEQFESFLQTLSEGNKQQITQADYHDVRAWVISLLDDEQVTARSINRKLSALRSFYRFAIQEQLIEESPLRKLKALKADKKITPFLPQTDARQLWQALTELPADEFITAREQVILILLYTTGIRLSELIHLKISDIDFSNRQIKVWGKGSKQRIVPLLPQIFALLENYIQIKSQLFGEAIHSPLVCTDKGEEAYPMLIYRTVRKHLDMITTIERRSPHVLRHSYATHLLDGGADLNAVKELLGHSSLAATQVYTHTSIEKLRKVFEDAHPRS from the coding sequence ATGGGAAATAAACCAAGCTCAGAAATAATCCGCCGTTTCATTGATTTTATTGCATTACAGCGGCGTTACAGCAAACATACACAAAACGCCTATCTTACTGATTTAGAGCAGTTTGAAAGTTTTTTACAAACCCTTTCAGAAGGTAACAAACAGCAAATCACACAAGCCGACTACCACGATGTACGCGCATGGGTGATTTCTTTATTAGACGACGAACAGGTTACAGCCCGAAGCATTAACCGTAAACTTTCAGCGCTGCGCAGCTTCTATCGGTTTGCCATACAAGAGCAACTGATAGAAGAATCGCCTTTGCGGAAACTGAAAGCACTGAAAGCAGATAAAAAAATCACACCCTTTTTGCCGCAAACCGATGCGCGGCAACTATGGCAAGCACTCACCGAACTACCGGCCGATGAGTTTATCACGGCACGCGAACAGGTGATACTGATTCTGCTATACACCACCGGCATCAGGCTTTCCGAGTTGATTCATCTGAAAATCAGCGATATAGATTTTTCTAATCGGCAGATAAAAGTATGGGGCAAAGGAAGCAAGCAAAGAATTGTGCCACTACTCCCCCAAATATTTGCTTTATTGGAAAATTATATTCAAATTAAATCACAATTATTCGGGGAAGCCATTCACAGCCCGCTTGTCTGCACCGACAAAGGCGAAGAAGCCTACCCCATGCTGATTTACAGAACGGTAAGAAAACATCTGGATATGATTACCACCATTGAACGCCGCAGCCCGCATGTATTGCGACACAGCTACGCCACCCATCTGCTGGATGGCGGCGCTGACCTGAATGCCGTTAAAGAATTGTTGGGTCATAGTAGTCTTGCCGCTACACAGGTGTACACACACACCTCTATTGAAAAACTCCGAAAAGTTTTTGAAGACGCTCATCCTCGTTCGTAA
- the hpf gene encoding ribosome hibernation-promoting factor, HPF/YfiA family, with protein MKLQIHSIHFDADIKLLDFIQKKADKLDTFFERITGGEVYLRLEKGEHSRENKVVEVKLFIPGGSIFAKEQNISFEAAMDEAVESLKAQLKKYKDKLTAKS; from the coding sequence ATGAAACTGCAGATTCATTCCATCCATTTCGATGCTGACATCAAGCTGTTGGATTTTATCCAGAAAAAAGCTGATAAGTTGGACACTTTCTTTGAGCGCATCACCGGTGGTGAAGTTTATCTGCGCTTAGAAAAAGGCGAGCACAGCAGAGAAAACAAAGTAGTGGAAGTTAAATTATTCATTCCGGGTGGAAGCATTTTTGCCAAAGAGCAAAACATCTCTTTCGAAGCCGCAATGGATGAAGCAGTTGAATCCTTGAAAGCACAGTTGAAAAAATACAAGGACAAACTGACTGCAAAGTCATAA